DNA sequence from the Mesotoga sp. UBA6090 genome:
TGATTCATGCGAAACTCTTCTTGAGAAGGCTGGACGTGTTCGGGCTTGAGAGAAGGTGTGACTCCTAGAAAAGACACTATAGATCAAGCCATTGAAAGCATACCAAACCCTTAACCGAAAATACTTACGGTGGAGGTGCTTGTTTGTCTGCAAGGTCGCAGAACGGAATTTCTAAGATAGGCACTCTCATTTATTCGAACGTAGAACTTCCTATAGAAGAGATAGAAACTGAAGACAGTGGTGAATTCGACGAGACTTCGTCATACCTAGATAACCGAAGTTCTTATGTGAGTCCTACTGTTGTTAAGTTTTCGTCGGATAGTAGCCATCTTGTATACGGGCTTTACGATGGTAGAGTAATTGTCAGAACCGTCGATAGCTGGCAAAAAGTGCTGGAAGTAAACGCCCACAAAGGATTCGTAACCGGCATAGTCCTTCTAGACGATGGCAAGCGCATTATTTCCTCTTCAATTGATGGTTCAATGATCATTCGAGATATCGTCAGTGGCAAAGAGGTGAAAAGATGGAGCCCGGATGAATCATATGTGCCTATATTCTCGATTGGCATTACAAGGAATGAGGAATATATTATCGCAGGCACTTGGGAAACCCGCATTGTGGACGCTGCCTCTCTGGATATCCTTCGAGTTTTTCCCGAAGGACACCCACTTGGATTCATATCTGTACCGACTCCCGACAGCAAGAAGTGTTTTATGTGCTCTGAGGAGCATCCAATATCCTTGTGGGAGATTGGATCTGGAAAGAGAGTCATGACTCTGAAGAACAGAGTGGGGAACGCTCTCTCATTGACAATGACGTCAAACGGACGTTACTTGGTCGTTGGAAATATAAATGGGACAATCGATCTGTGGGATGCAAAGACAGGAAAGAAACTTAAGACTATGACCGACCGCCATAGGGATAGAATTGTCTCATTTGCGGTGAGCACAGATGACAGGTATCTGGTTTCTGGTGCTTGGGACAAGACAGTGAAAATCTGGGATATAGAGAATGGCAGAATCATCAAATCTATAAAGGCGCACAACGGTAGTGTAAACTCGGTAGCTATAAGCCCTGACAACAGATACATTGCCTCGGGCGGTGAGGATTCAACTGTAAAAATCTGGGGTTCTGAAGGCTAGGGAATATGTAGAATATTAATAATTCATTTAGGGTCCAACAGTAAGATGAGCCTTTAGGAGTTTATGGTAGCTAAACAGCCTCGCAAAGCTCCAAATAAATAGATACAAGTATTCTCTCCAAACCCCTTAAGAAAAGTCTTTGCCCTCCCGTACCGATCTCTTCCAGATCCTGAAGTACTTTGCACCTATGTTGAATTTCTTGACAAACTCGGAGTATTCCGGCCAGATGGGTGCTCTGTAGAATTCGCTGCGGCCTATGCCTCCGTTTATGACATATTCGGGCAGAGGGTTGGTCCCGTAGAAGACAGACCGGGCCATTATCTGCCATCTTCTGGTGAAGTCGGTCCAGTTGCAGCCGAAGGCTTCGCCCGGCTGGATTATGGCCAGGATCTTAGGAGCTATCCTGTTCTCTAGATAAAGCGCCTGATAAGCCGCGGCGCCGTCTGCGCATATGAAAAGCAGCGAGAACCTGGACGGATTATGGTCTTCGCCGTACTCTTCGGTCCTCTCGAATATGAACCATTCGGCGAAGGGCTTCTCGAAAACATCCGAGTAATGGTCGGGGTGGTGGTATTCGGCACGGTCCGGGGTGACCCTGATCCTCCAGCCGTTCGGCGCCAGCTGGCTCTCACTTATTGGAAGCTGGTGAATAACTCTGTATCCCCTGAATCCCTTGTTGGCGATCTCTTCGAGCAAGTTCTCCCTGCTTATGGAGTAGTCGACATATACGAAGCTATGGACATTTCCCATAAAGTACTCGACCGGATGGCCGTCGTGGCCGCAGGCCGGGTAATACAGAGAGTCTTTCAACACGTCATGAATGTCGAATTCCGCGGGATTCTTTATCCATTCGGGCATTTCGGCCTTCGTCACTTCTTCAAACATCGGAATCACTCCCTTCGTCTGTCGAAATTCTTTTGTCCTGCGATCCGCTCTGTCCAGGTCTGTCGGCCTTGATTGCCTCGACCGGAAGCCTCATGGCCTGAATTGCATGCAAGGGCAGAAACTCCATGAAAAGGTGCTTTGTGGCTTCTCTAATGAGAAACTGGCCGTAGTCGCTCCTTAGAATGTTGAAGACCTTTACAGGATCGTATTCGCCGGCGATTCTAAAGACTATGTGATTGCCTGAGGACAGTATCGACGCGTCTGAAGGGATGTCGGTTACCAGTCCTATGGTCGTTATGTCGTCTCTTCTGTTGAAGATGATGTCGTTCTTTCGTAGAAGGGATTTCTCGGCTGCTTTTGTGAGTTCTCCGGCATACTCCTTGAGAGAGACCAGCTGAACTATGCCCTTTTCATCGACTTTCAGACGAGGGTACTTGTAGACCTTGCCTTTATACTCTTTTTCATCTGGCTCATGACCTTCGGGAAGTTCGGCATTCTTCGACTTCCGCAAGTACCGATGCGATTGGAGGAACTCACCGATGGAATCCAGCTCGACGGTCGGGGAAGTCAGGAAGATTTCGTAATCTTCGGGCAGTTGGTCTTTCTTCACGGGGATTATCGAGTAGTCGCCAGGCACCAGGGAATAGCCGCTGTTTTTTATCGTATCGATCTGGATCAGCGCGCATACTCCGCTTTCGCCTTTCCAGTCCATGAAGTTTCTCATGACTGAATCAAGCAGAAGATTCTCCTCCCTCACTTCGAAGCAGAAAGGCTCTCTGCCGTCGCTCTTGGATACCGACATGAAGACCTGTCCTTTCTTGCCGACGGGCTTCGCCTTGTTCAGGACCATCAAACAGCAGTCGTCGTTCCCGCCGTGGACGGCTCCAAGGGGTAGTTGTATTACGGCTTCAAGCCAGTCATTGTCTATGATTTCCTTCTTTCCTTCTCTCAGTTCTCCTCTCGTAATCAGCGTCACGAGCTTGCCGTCATCCTTCATCGAGCGCATTCCATGGTTAATGAAGTTCCACTGGCTTATGAGACCGGACGAGATATTTAGAATATGTCGGAGGAAGAAATCAGTCTTCAGCTCCTGCAATACCAT
Encoded proteins:
- a CDS encoding WD40 repeat domain-containing protein, whose translation is MSARSQNGISKIGTLIYSNVELPIEEIETEDSGEFDETSSYLDNRSSYVSPTVVKFSSDSSHLVYGLYDGRVIVRTVDSWQKVLEVNAHKGFVTGIVLLDDGKRIISSSIDGSMIIRDIVSGKEVKRWSPDESYVPIFSIGITRNEEYIIAGTWETRIVDAASLDILRVFPEGHPLGFISVPTPDSKKCFMCSEEHPISLWEIGSGKRVMTLKNRVGNALSLTMTSNGRYLVVGNINGTIDLWDAKTGKKLKTMTDRHRDRIVSFAVSTDDRYLVSGAWDKTVKIWDIENGRIIKSIKAHNGSVNSVAISPDNRYIASGGEDSTVKIWGSEG
- a CDS encoding HsdM family class I SAM-dependent methyltransferase; protein product: MMDFPGSVQNFIYLLSKLGQQNKMLSEKAIEYFWSSLLLKKLSQNVQFSDVFWRFVFFGKSGKERADLMESAISELIVEHPEFAFMDFKGELSGAFREDSPLFHRTCAYADGMIDGLSIRDIGLLIGPFYTGMFSFAIDSNLLYSDMIVPMEILDMMVDLLEIEPGMTVYDPAFGYGRAFYTIFRREGFDYTSFAGLEIDPRKWRLTKIILSLVGVDVSKLVRGDSLVKPTKETLYVEEQYDRVIIEPPTGERMVLQELKTDFFLRHILNISSGLISQWNFINHGMRSMKDDGKLVTLITRGELREGKKEIIDNDWLEAVIQLPLGAVHGGNDDCCLMVLNKAKPVGKKGQVFMSVSKSDGREPFCFEVREENLLLDSVMRNFMDWKGESGVCALIQIDTIKNSGYSLVPGDYSIIPVKKDQLPEDYEIFLTSPTVELDSIGEFLQSHRYLRKSKNAELPEGHEPDEKEYKGKVYKYPRLKVDEKGIVQLVSLKEYAGELTKAAEKSLLRKNDIIFNRRDDITTIGLVTDIPSDASILSSGNHIVFRIAGEYDPVKVFNILRSDYGQFLIREATKHLFMEFLPLHAIQAMRLPVEAIKADRPGQSGSQDKRISTDEGSDSDV